One part of the Populus alba chromosome 18, ASM523922v2, whole genome shotgun sequence genome encodes these proteins:
- the LOC118054175 gene encoding nudix hydrolase 19, chloroplastic isoform X1: MPSLLSSSSTFTLCCTLSKKFILSPKATTFSFTRKAVSYFGTKTTMSTNLQSHAFAGNPLRSKTPKSTDPLSPPLAFETLKTQLLGNTHQLSSLNFKVLPFRKGRPLASSSSTDGDLGPKWHLGWISLDDCKGLFSGSGDELSGDNMFYLGSRSEEDVVYWAIDVSGENSLVTDSVSKQFCFVELRTLMVATDWADERAMSDLAVAGHAKALLEWHNISRFCGYCGEKTITMESGRRKQCSNELCRRKIYPRVDPVVIMLVIDRENDRVLLGRQSRFVPRMWSCLAGFIEPGESLEEAVRRETWEETAIEVGEVKYHSSQPWPVGPSSMPCQLMVGFFAYAKSFEINVDKEELEDAQWHSREDVQKALMCAEYKKAQRTAAAKVEQMCKGIEKGHSSSSDFNLESGELAQMFFPGPFAIAHHLITSWANQDSAFDAVQLKQPPRSSESNL, from the exons ATGCCCTCACTCCTCTCTTCATCATCCACGTTTACTCTGTGTTGTACTCTCTCTAAGAAGTTCATCCTCTCTCCCAAAGCAACAACTTTCTCCTTCACAAGAAAAGCTGTATCCTATTTCGGTACCAAAACCACCATGTCCACAAACCTACAATCCCATGCCTTTGCAGGCAATCCTCTAAGATCTAAAACACCCAAATCGACCGACCCATTATCACCTCCCCTAgcctttgaaaccctcaaaacTCAACTTTTAGGCAATACCCACCAATTATCTTCTCTTAATTTCAAGGTTCTACCCTTTAGGAAGGGCAGGCCTTTGGCATCGTCCAGTAGCACAGACGGTGATTTGGGGCCCAAGTGGCATCTGGGTTGGATCAGTTTGGATGATTGTAAAGGTTTATTTTCTGGTTCTGGGGATGAATTGAGCGGAGACAACATGTTTTATCTGGGTTCTAGGTCTGAGGAGGATGTGGTTTATTGGGCAATTGATGTCTCTGGAGAAAATAGTTTGGTCACTGATTCTGTTAGCAAGCAGTTTTGCTTTGTAGAGTTAAGGACACTTATGGTGGCTACAGATTGGGCTGACGAGCGGGCCATGTCTGATTTGGCTGTTGCTGGTCAT GCCAAAGCGTTGCTGGAGTGGCATAACATCTCACGTTTTTGTGGATATTGTGGAGAGAAAACTATCACCATGGAATCTGGGAGGCGGAAACAATGCTCAAATGAATTGTGCAGAAGGAAAATCTATCCTCGTGTGGATCCA GTTGTCATCATGTTAGTTATTGACCGAGAAAATGACCGTGTCCTTTTAGGCAGACAGTCAAGATTTGTACCCCGAATGTGGAGTTGCTTAGCTGGTTTCATAGAG CCCGGAGAAAGCTTAGAAGAGGCAGTGAGGAGAGAAACTTGGGAAGAGACTGCTATTGAAGTAGGAGAAGTAAAATATCATAGTTCTCAACCGTGGCCTG TTGGCCCAAGCAGCATGCCATGTCAGCTGATGGTCGGATTCTTTGCATATGcaaaatcatttgaaataaATGTAGACAAGGAAGAGTTAGAAG ATGCTCAATGGCACAGTAGAGAAGATGTCCAAAAAGCATTAATGTGCGCGGAATACAAGAAGGCACAAAGAACAGCAGCGGCGAAGGTAGAACAGATGTGCAAAGGAATTGAGAAAGGACATAGTTCATCATCAGATTTTAATTTAGAAAGTGGGGAACTTGCTCAAATGTTTTTTCCTGGACCCTTTGCAATTGCGCATCACCTAATCACTTCCTGGGCAAATCAAGACTCAGCATTTGATGCAGTTCAACTGAAACAACCACCGAGAAGTTCCGAGTCAAATTTGTAG
- the LOC118054175 gene encoding nudix hydrolase 19, chloroplastic isoform X2, protein MPSLLSSSSTFTLCCTLSKKFILSPKATTFSFTRKAVSYFGTKTTMSTNLQSHAFAGNPLRSKTPKSTDPLSPPLAFETLKTQLLGNTHQLSSLNFKVLPFRKGRPLASSSSTDGDLGPKWHLGWISLDDCKGLFSGSGDELSGDNMFYLGSRSEEDVVYWAIDVSGENSLVTDSVSKQFCFVELRTLMVATDWADERAMSDLAVAGHAKALLEWHNISRFCGYCGEKTITMESGRRKQCSNELCRRKIYPRVDPVVIMLVIDRENDRVLLGRQSRFVPRMWSCLAGFIEPGESLEEAVRRETWEETAIEVGEVKYHSSQPWPDAQWHSREDVQKALMCAEYKKAQRTAAAKVEQMCKGIEKGHSSSSDFNLESGELAQMFFPGPFAIAHHLITSWANQDSAFDAVQLKQPPRSSESNL, encoded by the exons ATGCCCTCACTCCTCTCTTCATCATCCACGTTTACTCTGTGTTGTACTCTCTCTAAGAAGTTCATCCTCTCTCCCAAAGCAACAACTTTCTCCTTCACAAGAAAAGCTGTATCCTATTTCGGTACCAAAACCACCATGTCCACAAACCTACAATCCCATGCCTTTGCAGGCAATCCTCTAAGATCTAAAACACCCAAATCGACCGACCCATTATCACCTCCCCTAgcctttgaaaccctcaaaacTCAACTTTTAGGCAATACCCACCAATTATCTTCTCTTAATTTCAAGGTTCTACCCTTTAGGAAGGGCAGGCCTTTGGCATCGTCCAGTAGCACAGACGGTGATTTGGGGCCCAAGTGGCATCTGGGTTGGATCAGTTTGGATGATTGTAAAGGTTTATTTTCTGGTTCTGGGGATGAATTGAGCGGAGACAACATGTTTTATCTGGGTTCTAGGTCTGAGGAGGATGTGGTTTATTGGGCAATTGATGTCTCTGGAGAAAATAGTTTGGTCACTGATTCTGTTAGCAAGCAGTTTTGCTTTGTAGAGTTAAGGACACTTATGGTGGCTACAGATTGGGCTGACGAGCGGGCCATGTCTGATTTGGCTGTTGCTGGTCAT GCCAAAGCGTTGCTGGAGTGGCATAACATCTCACGTTTTTGTGGATATTGTGGAGAGAAAACTATCACCATGGAATCTGGGAGGCGGAAACAATGCTCAAATGAATTGTGCAGAAGGAAAATCTATCCTCGTGTGGATCCA GTTGTCATCATGTTAGTTATTGACCGAGAAAATGACCGTGTCCTTTTAGGCAGACAGTCAAGATTTGTACCCCGAATGTGGAGTTGCTTAGCTGGTTTCATAGAG CCCGGAGAAAGCTTAGAAGAGGCAGTGAGGAGAGAAACTTGGGAAGAGACTGCTATTGAAGTAGGAGAAGTAAAATATCATAGTTCTCAACCGTGGCCTG ATGCTCAATGGCACAGTAGAGAAGATGTCCAAAAAGCATTAATGTGCGCGGAATACAAGAAGGCACAAAGAACAGCAGCGGCGAAGGTAGAACAGATGTGCAAAGGAATTGAGAAAGGACATAGTTCATCATCAGATTTTAATTTAGAAAGTGGGGAACTTGCTCAAATGTTTTTTCCTGGACCCTTTGCAATTGCGCATCACCTAATCACTTCCTGGGCAAATCAAGACTCAGCATTTGATGCAGTTCAACTGAAACAACCACCGAGAAGTTCCGAGTCAAATTTGTAG